From Mus musculus strain C57BL/6J chromosome 17, GRCm38.p6 C57BL/6J, the proteins below share one genomic window:
- the Trim40 gene encoding tripartite motif-containing protein 40 isoform X5 yields the protein MGSLDKDNQDICPICLDPLKEAVSTDCRHLFCRMCLTQHMDKASVSGILSCPVCRKPCSEGVLGDNYICHTHQKRVRRFCEASGHLLCEECLQSPEHQSHTELSIENAISHYKERLNRRSRKLRKDLGNLQQLKAQEKKMLQALQVDCECHRLRTDLQNQDQTKEQLKALPWHWLDQEDLPEEDASDLLDRSAPQKLEGLLSRVSPAGPKLS from the exons ATGGGCTCTCTTGACAAGGACAACCAGGACATTTGTCCTATCTGCCTGGATCCCCTGAAGGAGGCTGTGAGCACCGACTGCAGACATCTCTTCTGCCGCATGTGCCTGACCCAGCACATGGATAAGGCTTCAGTCTCTGGGATTCTCAGCTGCCCAGTCTGCAGGAAGCCATGTTCCGAGGGGGTCCTTGGAGACAATTACATCTGCCacacccaccagaagagggtgcgCAGGTTCTGTGAGGCTAGCGGACATCTCTTGTGTGAGGAATGCCTCCAATCCCCTGAACACCAGTCCCATACTGAACTCTCCATTGAAAATGCCATCAGCCACTACAAG GAAAGACTCAACCGGAGAAGCAGGAAGCTCAGAAAGGACCTTGGGAACCTTCAACAGCTGAAGGCTCAGGAAAAGAAGATGCTGCAGGCTCTGCAG GTGGATTGTGAGTGTCACAGGCTAAGAACTGACCTGCAGAACCAAGACCAAACCAAGGAACAACTGAAGGCTCTCCCATGGCATTGGCTGGACCAAGAGGACTTACCAGAGGAG GATGCCAGTGACTTACTGGACAG GAGCGCACCACAGAAATTAGAAGGACTTCTCTCTCGTGTTTCTCCAGCTGGTCCAAAGCTCAGTTAG
- the Trim40 gene encoding tripartite motif-containing protein 40 isoform X2 has protein sequence MGSLDKDNQDICPICLDPLKEAVSTDCRHLFCRMCLTQHMDKASVSGILSCPVCRKPCSEGVLGDNYICHTHQKRVRRFCEASGHLLCEECLQSPEHQSHTELSIENAISHYKERLNRRSRKLRKDLGNLQQLKAQEKKMLQALQVDCECHRLRTDLQNQDQTKEQLKALPWHWLDQEDLPEEVAKIFSFSEAVTQLSILVSGLERMAKDLDASTLKDASDLLDRSAPQKLEGLLSRVSPAGPKLS, from the exons ATGGGCTCTCTTGACAAGGACAACCAGGACATTTGTCCTATCTGCCTGGATCCCCTGAAGGAGGCTGTGAGCACCGACTGCAGACATCTCTTCTGCCGCATGTGCCTGACCCAGCACATGGATAAGGCTTCAGTCTCTGGGATTCTCAGCTGCCCAGTCTGCAGGAAGCCATGTTCCGAGGGGGTCCTTGGAGACAATTACATCTGCCacacccaccagaagagggtgcgCAGGTTCTGTGAGGCTAGCGGACATCTCTTGTGTGAGGAATGCCTCCAATCCCCTGAACACCAGTCCCATACTGAACTCTCCATTGAAAATGCCATCAGCCACTACAAG GAAAGACTCAACCGGAGAAGCAGGAAGCTCAGAAAGGACCTTGGGAACCTTCAACAGCTGAAGGCTCAGGAAAAGAAGATGCTGCAGGCTCTGCAG GTGGATTGTGAGTGTCACAGGCTAAGAACTGACCTGCAGAACCAAGACCAAACCAAGGAACAACTGAAGGCTCTCCCATGGCATTGGCTGGACCAAGAGGACTTACCAGAGGAGGTGGCCAAGATCTTTAGCTTCTCTGAGGCAGTAACACAGCTCAGCATCCTGGTTTCTGGCCTGGAAAGGATGGCCAAGGATCTGGATGCCAGCACCCTGAAG GATGCCAGTGACTTACTGGACAG GAGCGCACCACAGAAATTAGAAGGACTTCTCTCTCGTGTTTCTCCAGCTGGTCCAAAGCTCAGTTAG
- the Trim40 gene encoding tripartite motif-containing protein 40 isoform X4: MGSLDKDNQDICPICLDPLKEAVSTDCRHLFCRMCLTQHMDKASVSGILSCPVCRKPCSEGVLGDNYICHTHQKRVRRFCEASGHLLCEECLQSPEHQSHTELSIENAISHYKERLNRRSRKLRKDLGNLQQLKAQEKKMLQALQVDCECHRLRTDLQNQDQTKEQLKALPWHWLDQEDLPEEDASDLLDRYKPLSLCPTYEDTCRPHNIDMYMG; the protein is encoded by the exons ATGGGCTCTCTTGACAAGGACAACCAGGACATTTGTCCTATCTGCCTGGATCCCCTGAAGGAGGCTGTGAGCACCGACTGCAGACATCTCTTCTGCCGCATGTGCCTGACCCAGCACATGGATAAGGCTTCAGTCTCTGGGATTCTCAGCTGCCCAGTCTGCAGGAAGCCATGTTCCGAGGGGGTCCTTGGAGACAATTACATCTGCCacacccaccagaagagggtgcgCAGGTTCTGTGAGGCTAGCGGACATCTCTTGTGTGAGGAATGCCTCCAATCCCCTGAACACCAGTCCCATACTGAACTCTCCATTGAAAATGCCATCAGCCACTACAAG GAAAGACTCAACCGGAGAAGCAGGAAGCTCAGAAAGGACCTTGGGAACCTTCAACAGCTGAAGGCTCAGGAAAAGAAGATGCTGCAGGCTCTGCAG GTGGATTGTGAGTGTCACAGGCTAAGAACTGACCTGCAGAACCAAGACCAAACCAAGGAACAACTGAAGGCTCTCCCATGGCATTGGCTGGACCAAGAGGACTTACCAGAGGAG GATGCCAGTGACTTACTGGACAGGTATAagcccctttccctctgtcccacATATGAAGACACATGCAGACCACATAACATAGATATGTATATGGgctaa
- the Trim40 gene encoding tripartite motif-containing protein 40 isoform X1, which yields MGSLDKDNQDICPICLDPLKEAVSTDCRHLFCRMCLTQHMDKASVSGILSCPVCRKPCSEGVLGDNYICHTHQKRVRRFCEASGHLLCEECLQSPEHQSHTELSIENAISHYKERLNRRSRKLRKDLGNLQQLKAQEKKMLQALQVDCECHRLRTDLQNQDQTKEQLKALPWHWLDQEDLPEEVAKIFSFSEAVTQLSILVSGLERMAKDLDASTLKDASDLLDRYKPLSLCPTYEDTCRPHNIDMYMG from the exons ATGGGCTCTCTTGACAAGGACAACCAGGACATTTGTCCTATCTGCCTGGATCCCCTGAAGGAGGCTGTGAGCACCGACTGCAGACATCTCTTCTGCCGCATGTGCCTGACCCAGCACATGGATAAGGCTTCAGTCTCTGGGATTCTCAGCTGCCCAGTCTGCAGGAAGCCATGTTCCGAGGGGGTCCTTGGAGACAATTACATCTGCCacacccaccagaagagggtgcgCAGGTTCTGTGAGGCTAGCGGACATCTCTTGTGTGAGGAATGCCTCCAATCCCCTGAACACCAGTCCCATACTGAACTCTCCATTGAAAATGCCATCAGCCACTACAAG GAAAGACTCAACCGGAGAAGCAGGAAGCTCAGAAAGGACCTTGGGAACCTTCAACAGCTGAAGGCTCAGGAAAAGAAGATGCTGCAGGCTCTGCAG GTGGATTGTGAGTGTCACAGGCTAAGAACTGACCTGCAGAACCAAGACCAAACCAAGGAACAACTGAAGGCTCTCCCATGGCATTGGCTGGACCAAGAGGACTTACCAGAGGAGGTGGCCAAGATCTTTAGCTTCTCTGAGGCAGTAACACAGCTCAGCATCCTGGTTTCTGGCCTGGAAAGGATGGCCAAGGATCTGGATGCCAGCACCCTGAAG GATGCCAGTGACTTACTGGACAGGTATAagcccctttccctctgtcccacATATGAAGACACATGCAGACCACATAACATAGATATGTATATGGgctaa
- the Trim40 gene encoding tripartite motif-containing protein 40 isoform X3, with the protein MCLTQHMDKASVSGILSCPVCRKPCSEGVLGDNYICHTHQKRVRRFCEASGHLLCEECLQSPEHQSHTELSIENAISHYKERLNRRSRKLRKDLGNLQQLKAQEKKMLQALQVDCECHRLRTDLQNQDQTKEQLKALPWHWLDQEDLPEEVAKIFSFSEAVTQLSILVSGLERMAKDLDASTLKDASDLLDRYKPLSLCPTYEDTCRPHNIDMYMG; encoded by the exons ATGTGCCTGACCCAGCACATGGATAAGGCTTCAGTCTCTGGGATTCTCAGCTGCCCAGTCTGCAGGAAGCCATGTTCCGAGGGGGTCCTTGGAGACAATTACATCTGCCacacccaccagaagagggtgcgCAGGTTCTGTGAGGCTAGCGGACATCTCTTGTGTGAGGAATGCCTCCAATCCCCTGAACACCAGTCCCATACTGAACTCTCCATTGAAAATGCCATCAGCCACTACAAG GAAAGACTCAACCGGAGAAGCAGGAAGCTCAGAAAGGACCTTGGGAACCTTCAACAGCTGAAGGCTCAGGAAAAGAAGATGCTGCAGGCTCTGCAG GTGGATTGTGAGTGTCACAGGCTAAGAACTGACCTGCAGAACCAAGACCAAACCAAGGAACAACTGAAGGCTCTCCCATGGCATTGGCTGGACCAAGAGGACTTACCAGAGGAGGTGGCCAAGATCTTTAGCTTCTCTGAGGCAGTAACACAGCTCAGCATCCTGGTTTCTGGCCTGGAAAGGATGGCCAAGGATCTGGATGCCAGCACCCTGAAG GATGCCAGTGACTTACTGGACAGGTATAagcccctttccctctgtcccacATATGAAGACACATGCAGACCACATAACATAGATATGTATATGGgctaa